Genomic segment of Nocardiopsis mwathae:
AAGCATCGGGTCAGGAACACGTATGTGACCGTGTGCACCGGGACCATGCAGAAACAAGATAGATTGCTCTCAAGCGGCAATCCCACTTCCCGGAGGAGGGACGTGACCGAAGAAACCGCCGCGCCGTTGTCGGGCGCCACGGACGTACGGGACGCTGTCACCGTCAGGATGCCGGCCGACAGCGCGTACCTCTCTGTTCTGCGCACGGCGACCGCCGGTCTGGCGGCCAGGCTCGACTTCACCCTCGACGAGATCGAGGACCTGCGAATCGGGGTCGACGAGGCCTGCGCGATGCTGCTGTCCCAAGCCCTGCCCGGAACCGACCTGACCACAGAGTTCGAACTCACCGGCGACGGGATGCGCATCTCGGTGTCGGTTCTGACCGCCGACGGTCGGCTGCCCGAGCGCGACACCTTCGCCTGGACGGTGTTGTCCGCGCTAGCGGGCGAGGTCGACGCCACCGCCGATGCCGATGACCGGGTTTCGATCGTTCTTCACAAACGACGCGGCCAGGTGGAGTCGGCGTGAGCGAAAGGGGGCCCGCTCTGACGGCGAAAACGGAGCACGCGGTGCCGGACCGTGCCCGCGCACGAGAGTTGTTCGAGCGCCTGAGCGAGCTACCCGAGGATGCCCCCGAGCGGCAGAGGATCCGCGACGAGCTCGTGGAGCTGCACCTGCCCCTCGTGGAGTACCTCGCGCGACGCTTCCGCAACCGCGGCGAGTGGCTCGACGACCTCACCCAGGTGGCGACGATCGGCCTGATCAAGTCGATCGACCGCTTCGACCTGGAACGCGGCGTGGAGTTCTCCACGTATGCCACGCCCACCATCGTCGGTGAGATCAAGCGGCACTTCCGCGACAAGGGGTGGGCCGTCCGCGTCCCACGCCGACTGCAGGAGCTGAAGCTGTCGCTGACCAAAGCGGTCAGCGACCTTTCCCAGCGCGAGGGTCGTGCGCCCACGGTGCACGAGCTCGCCGAGCACCTGCAGATGACCGAGGAAGAGGTGCTGGAGGGCCTGGAGTCCGCCAACGCCTACTCCACCGTGTCCTTGGACGCGCCGGACAGCGGCGACGAGGACGCCCCGGCCGTGGCCGACTCGCTGGGCATCGTGGACGACTCGCTCGAAGGCGTGGAGTACCGCGAGTCGCTGAAGCCGCTGCTGGAGCAGCTTCCGCCCCGCGAGAAGCGCATCCTGCTGCTGCGCTTCTTCGGCAACATGACCCAATCCCAGATCGCCCAGGAGCTGGGCATCTCCCAGATGCACGTCTCCCGGCTGCTGGCGCGCACTCTCGCCCAGCTCCGGCAGGCGCTGACCACCGACGACTGAGCTTCCGCGAACACGCATGATCGGGCCCGTGCCCGGGGGGCGCCCCGGCCACGGGCCCGATCTGCGCTTCTCGTCCGTTGATCTCGGGGATATCGGGGTGATACTCGCCGGTATCACCCCGATATCCCCGAGATCAACGGAGGAGGGGGCGGCCGTCCAGGTTCCATTCCGGGTCGAGGGTGATGCCCAGGTGGGCGAGCGCGGAGGCGGCCGCGTCCGGCATCTTCGCGTCGGACCGCTCCGAACCCGGTGTGATGCTCCCGCCCGCCGCGACGAGGAAGGTCTGCCGTTCGGCCCGGCTGAATCCCCCGTGGCCGCCGGAGGCGGTGTGCCCGTGGTCGGCGGTGACCATGATCAGCCAGTCCTCCCCGCCGTGGGAGGAGCGGGCCGCGACTGCGTCGAGCATCCGCCCGACCTGGGCGTCGGCGCCACGGATCGCCTCCAGGTATTCGCGGCTCGCCGCGCCGTGACGGTGGCCCGCGTGGTCGATGTTGTCGAGGTGCACGAACATCGCGTCGGGGTCGGCGTCGCGCAGTCGCGCCACGGCCCGCTCGGTGGTGCC
This window contains:
- a CDS encoding SigB/SigF/SigG family RNA polymerase sigma factor, translating into MPDRARARELFERLSELPEDAPERQRIRDELVELHLPLVEYLARRFRNRGEWLDDLTQVATIGLIKSIDRFDLERGVEFSTYATPTIVGEIKRHFRDKGWAVRVPRRLQELKLSLTKAVSDLSQREGRAPTVHELAEHLQMTEEEVLEGLESANAYSTVSLDAPDSGDEDAPAVADSLGIVDDSLEGVEYRESLKPLLEQLPPREKRILLLRFFGNMTQSQIAQELGISQMHVSRLLARTLAQLRQALTTDD
- a CDS encoding ATP-binding protein; translated protein: MTEETAAPLSGATDVRDAVTVRMPADSAYLSVLRTATAGLAARLDFTLDEIEDLRIGVDEACAMLLSQALPGTDLTTEFELTGDGMRISVSVLTADGRLPERDTFAWTVLSALAGEVDATADADDRVSIVLHKRRGQVESA